One Portunus trituberculatus isolate SZX2019 chromosome 42, ASM1759143v1, whole genome shotgun sequence DNA window includes the following coding sequences:
- the LOC123517481 gene encoding N-glycosylase/DNA lyase-like isoform X3, giving the protein MTSAKMFSLLCPKKELQLHVTLQCGQSFRWKEISPGKWRGVIGHKVWTLTQDESHIHYNIYPETSNNEACTNPKPKQKTKRTNKIDVGQEKLEAVLKDYFQLDFSLEKLYGDWKKADLNFRSVCHEFTGVRMLNQDPVENVFSFICSSNNNIKRISMLVERLCLLYGAKIGNLDGTTWHSFPTVSSLAADGVEETLRAQGFGYRAKFIHKSAQMIMERGGEAWLYSLRSLSYEDCHAQLMTLHGIGAKVSDCICLMSMGHLSAIPVDTHVFQIAARDYLPHLRSCKTLTQKVYCEIGDHFRKVFGEYAGWAHSVLFSADLKRFENMKSQDNHPSKDKHAKRQKTKHSCTK; this is encoded by the exons atgacatcTGCAAAGATGTTTTCCCTGCTGTGTCCAAAAAAAGAGCTTCAGCTTCATGTAACTCTCCAGTGTGGCCAGTCATTCCG GTGGAAAGAAATCAGCCCAGGGAAGTGGCGAGGAGTCATAGGGCACAAGGTGTGGACCCTCACCCAAGATGAATCTCATATACATTACAACATTTACCCAGAGACAAGTAATAATGAAGCATGTACCAACCCCAaaccaaaacagaaaacaaagaggaCAAATAAAATAGATGTTGGACAAGAGAAACTGGAAGCTGTACTTAAAGATTATTTTCAATTAGATTTTTCCCTTGAAAAGCTGTATGGTGACTGGAAAAAGGCAGATTTGAATTTTAGATCGGTGTGCCACGAATTTACAGGTGTTCGCATGCTGAATCAAGACCCAGTTGAAAatgtcttttcatttatttgttcttcaaacaataacatcaaaag AATTTCCATGCTTGTGGAGCGATTATGTCTGCTGTATGGCGCTAAGATTGGCAACCTTGATGGCACTACCTGGCATTCTTTTCCCACAGTATCTTCACTGGCAGCTGATGGGGTGGAAGAGACACTTCGGGCACAAGGCTTTGGTTACAG AGCCAAATTCATCCACAAATCTGCTCAGATGATAATGGAGAGAGGGGGTGAGGCTTGGCTTTACTCCCTGAGATCATTGTCATATGAAGATTGTCATGCTCAGTTGATGACCCTCCATGGTATTGGTGCAAAA GTGAGTGACTGTATCTGCCTGATGTCCATGGGCCACCTGAGTGCCATCCCGGTAGATACACATGTGTTCCAGATCGCAGCAAGGGACTACTTGCCTCATCTACGTTCCTGCAAGACCCTCACACAGAAAGTGTATTGTGAAATAGGCGACCATTTTCGCAAGGTGTTTGGTGAATATGCTGGATGGGCACATTCT GTCTTGTTTAGTGCAGATTTGAAGAGATTTGAAAACATGAAGTCTCAAGACAATCATCCATCAAAAGATAAGCATGCAAAAAGGCAGAAAACCAAACACAGTTGTACAAAATAG
- the LOC123517481 gene encoding N-glycosylase/DNA lyase-like isoform X1, with amino-acid sequence MVNASPTPAPRHLRLQRTVNSRLLHVPNEVGKDCSVNLILPLTHAVVDYCAYLGGNITKGCIAIITSFFNHNEVKFYAVGRGRMTSAKMFSLLCPKKELQLHVTLQCGQSFRWKEISPGKWRGVIGHKVWTLTQDESHIHYNIYPETSNNEACTNPKPKQKTKRTNKIDVGQEKLEAVLKDYFQLDFSLEKLYGDWKKADLNFRSVCHEFTGVRMLNQDPVENVFSFICSSNNNIKRISMLVERLCLLYGAKIGNLDGTTWHSFPTVSSLAADGVEETLRAQGFGYRAKFIHKSAQMIMERGGEAWLYSLRSLSYEDCHAQLMTLHGIGAKVSDCICLMSMGHLSAIPVDTHVFQIAARDYLPHLRSCKTLTQKVYCEIGDHFRKVFGEYAGWAHSVLFSADLKRFENMKSQDNHPSKDKHAKRQKTKHSCTK; translated from the exons ATGGTCAACGCCTCCCCGACACCCGCCCCCCGTCATCTTCGCCTCCAAAGGACAG taaattcTCGTCTGTTACACGTTCCTAATGAAGTTGGGAAGGACTGTTCCGTAAACTTAATTCTTCCCTTGACTCACGCTGTGGTAGACTACTGTGCATACCTTGGAGGAAATATCACAAAAG GGTGTATTGCCATCATTACGAGTTTCTTTAATCACAATGAAGTAAAGTTTTATGCTGTGggtagaggcagaatgacatcTGCAAAGATGTTTTCCCTGCTGTGTCCAAAAAAAGAGCTTCAGCTTCATGTAACTCTCCAGTGTGGCCAGTCATTCCG GTGGAAAGAAATCAGCCCAGGGAAGTGGCGAGGAGTCATAGGGCACAAGGTGTGGACCCTCACCCAAGATGAATCTCATATACATTACAACATTTACCCAGAGACAAGTAATAATGAAGCATGTACCAACCCCAaaccaaaacagaaaacaaagaggaCAAATAAAATAGATGTTGGACAAGAGAAACTGGAAGCTGTACTTAAAGATTATTTTCAATTAGATTTTTCCCTTGAAAAGCTGTATGGTGACTGGAAAAAGGCAGATTTGAATTTTAGATCGGTGTGCCACGAATTTACAGGTGTTCGCATGCTGAATCAAGACCCAGTTGAAAatgtcttttcatttatttgttcttcaaacaataacatcaaaag AATTTCCATGCTTGTGGAGCGATTATGTCTGCTGTATGGCGCTAAGATTGGCAACCTTGATGGCACTACCTGGCATTCTTTTCCCACAGTATCTTCACTGGCAGCTGATGGGGTGGAAGAGACACTTCGGGCACAAGGCTTTGGTTACAG AGCCAAATTCATCCACAAATCTGCTCAGATGATAATGGAGAGAGGGGGTGAGGCTTGGCTTTACTCCCTGAGATCATTGTCATATGAAGATTGTCATGCTCAGTTGATGACCCTCCATGGTATTGGTGCAAAA GTGAGTGACTGTATCTGCCTGATGTCCATGGGCCACCTGAGTGCCATCCCGGTAGATACACATGTGTTCCAGATCGCAGCAAGGGACTACTTGCCTCATCTACGTTCCTGCAAGACCCTCACACAGAAAGTGTATTGTGAAATAGGCGACCATTTTCGCAAGGTGTTTGGTGAATATGCTGGATGGGCACATTCT GTCTTGTTTAGTGCAGATTTGAAGAGATTTGAAAACATGAAGTCTCAAGACAATCATCCATCAAAAGATAAGCATGCAAAAAGGCAGAAAACCAAACACAGTTGTACAAAATAG
- the LOC123517481 gene encoding N-glycosylase/DNA lyase-like isoform X2, with translation MVNASPTPAPRHLRLQRTGCIAIITSFFNHNEVKFYAVGRGRMTSAKMFSLLCPKKELQLHVTLQCGQSFRWKEISPGKWRGVIGHKVWTLTQDESHIHYNIYPETSNNEACTNPKPKQKTKRTNKIDVGQEKLEAVLKDYFQLDFSLEKLYGDWKKADLNFRSVCHEFTGVRMLNQDPVENVFSFICSSNNNIKRISMLVERLCLLYGAKIGNLDGTTWHSFPTVSSLAADGVEETLRAQGFGYRAKFIHKSAQMIMERGGEAWLYSLRSLSYEDCHAQLMTLHGIGAKVSDCICLMSMGHLSAIPVDTHVFQIAARDYLPHLRSCKTLTQKVYCEIGDHFRKVFGEYAGWAHSVLFSADLKRFENMKSQDNHPSKDKHAKRQKTKHSCTK, from the exons ATGGTCAACGCCTCCCCGACACCCGCCCCCCGTCATCTTCGCCTCCAAAGGACAG GGTGTATTGCCATCATTACGAGTTTCTTTAATCACAATGAAGTAAAGTTTTATGCTGTGggtagaggcagaatgacatcTGCAAAGATGTTTTCCCTGCTGTGTCCAAAAAAAGAGCTTCAGCTTCATGTAACTCTCCAGTGTGGCCAGTCATTCCG GTGGAAAGAAATCAGCCCAGGGAAGTGGCGAGGAGTCATAGGGCACAAGGTGTGGACCCTCACCCAAGATGAATCTCATATACATTACAACATTTACCCAGAGACAAGTAATAATGAAGCATGTACCAACCCCAaaccaaaacagaaaacaaagaggaCAAATAAAATAGATGTTGGACAAGAGAAACTGGAAGCTGTACTTAAAGATTATTTTCAATTAGATTTTTCCCTTGAAAAGCTGTATGGTGACTGGAAAAAGGCAGATTTGAATTTTAGATCGGTGTGCCACGAATTTACAGGTGTTCGCATGCTGAATCAAGACCCAGTTGAAAatgtcttttcatttatttgttcttcaaacaataacatcaaaag AATTTCCATGCTTGTGGAGCGATTATGTCTGCTGTATGGCGCTAAGATTGGCAACCTTGATGGCACTACCTGGCATTCTTTTCCCACAGTATCTTCACTGGCAGCTGATGGGGTGGAAGAGACACTTCGGGCACAAGGCTTTGGTTACAG AGCCAAATTCATCCACAAATCTGCTCAGATGATAATGGAGAGAGGGGGTGAGGCTTGGCTTTACTCCCTGAGATCATTGTCATATGAAGATTGTCATGCTCAGTTGATGACCCTCCATGGTATTGGTGCAAAA GTGAGTGACTGTATCTGCCTGATGTCCATGGGCCACCTGAGTGCCATCCCGGTAGATACACATGTGTTCCAGATCGCAGCAAGGGACTACTTGCCTCATCTACGTTCCTGCAAGACCCTCACACAGAAAGTGTATTGTGAAATAGGCGACCATTTTCGCAAGGTGTTTGGTGAATATGCTGGATGGGCACATTCT GTCTTGTTTAGTGCAGATTTGAAGAGATTTGAAAACATGAAGTCTCAAGACAATCATCCATCAAAAGATAAGCATGCAAAAAGGCAGAAAACCAAACACAGTTGTACAAAATAG
- the LOC123517484 gene encoding transmembrane emp24 domain-containing protein 5-like, producing MASHWIIVGVSIFLSVLTVTASEDWAFDNAPGIAMEYKVHIDAGKEDCYYQYVHPSATIYVNMQVLKGGDGMAGMAVRNPRGEIVYPYSWKQSSEYEEVSQTGGYYAVCIDNQFSRFAAKLVNLYITTFRYDLWEKYTQEIEDLDISVTNFTHSIKGVDQHIHNILLFQSQARAKESRDFQLLISNNNYVLYWSLLQCIAIIATGALQVYFVRKLFSTDMDTKSGRRA from the exons ATGGCCTCTCACTGGATAATTGTGGgtgtctccatctttctctccgtcCTCACTGTGACTGCCTCCGAGGATTGGGCCTTTGACAATGCTCCGGGAATAGCTATGGAGTACAAAGTCCATATTGATGCCGGTAAAGAGGACTGTTACTACCAATATGTGCATCCCTCTGCCACTATCTACGTGAACATGCAG GTCCTGAAAGGAGGTGATGGGATGGCTGGCATGGCAGTACGCAATCCAAGAGGAGAGATTGTCTACCCCTACTCATGGAAGCAGTCATCAGAGTATGAAGAGGTGTCTCAGACTGGGGGCTACTATGCTGTGTGCATTGATAATCAATTTTCTCGTTTTGCTGCCAAACTCGTCAATCTGTATATAACAACATTCAG ATATGACTTATGGGAAAAGTATACACAGGAAATAGAAGACCTAGACATCAGCGTCACAAACTTTACT CACTCAATAAAAGGCGTTGATCAACACATACACaatattcttctcttccaaAGTCAAGCAAGAGCCAAGGAATCCCGAGACTTTCAGTTactcatcagcaacaacaattaTGTCCTGTACTGGTCATTACTTCAGTGTATTGCCATTATTGCAACAGGTGCTTTACAAGTATACTTTGTGAGGAAGCTGTTTAGCACAGATATGGATACAAAATCTGGTAGAAGAGCTTAG
- the LOC123517483 gene encoding triosephosphate isomerase, with product MRRRWGEGKGATARLVHPAAASSAPADDAQPDNTADGPSCTYSTMANQRKFFVGGNWKMNGDKAAIDGIISFMKGPLNADTEVVVGCPQCYLMYTREHMPANIGIAAQNCYKTAKGAFTGEISPAMIKDCGCEWVILGHSERRNVFGEPDQLISDKVGHALEAGLKVIPCIGEKLEERESNRTEEVVFAQMKALVPNISDWSRVVIAYEPVWAIGTGKTATPEQAQDVHAKLRQWLRDNVSPQVAESTRIIYGGSVSAGNCKELAKTGDIDGFLVGGASLKPDFVTIINARA from the exons ATGAGGCggagatggggggaggggaagggggccaCAGCCCGGCTGGTTCACCCTGCGGCAGCGAGTAGCGCCCCGGCAGACGACGCCCAGCCTGACAACACAGCGGACGGTCCTAGCTGCACGTACTCCACAATGGCCAACCAGAGGAAATTCTTTGTCGGAGGCAACTGGAAGATGAATGGGGATAAGGCTGCCATTGACGGCATTATTTCCTTCATGAAGGGTCCGCTGAACGCTGACACAG AGGTTGTTGTGGGCTGTCCTCAGTGTTACCTTATGTATACCAGGGAACACATGCCAGCAAATATTGGCATTGCTGCACAGAACTGTTACAAG ACAGCCAAAGGTGCATTCACTGGAGAAATATCTCCTGCCATGATCAAGGATTGTGGCTGTGAGTGGGTTATTCTTGGACATTCGGAGCGCAGGAATGTCTTTGGGGAACCAGACCAGCTGATCAGTGATAAGGTTGGCCATGCCCTGGAAGCTGGACTGAAG GTCATTCCATGCATTGGTGAGAAGCTTGAGGAGCGTGAGAGCAACCGCACTGAAGAAGTAGTCTTTGCCCAGATGAAGGCTTTGGTGCCCAACATATCTGACTGGTCAAGGGTTGTTATTGCTTATGAGCCAGTATGGGCCATTGGTACAGGAAAGACTGCAACACCCGAACAG GCCCAAGATGTCCATGCCAAGCTTCGCCAGTGGCTGCGGGACAATGTCAGCCCCCAGGTGGCTGAGTCCACCCGCATCATTTACGGAGGGTCTGTTTCTGCCGGCAACTGCAAGGAGCTGGCCAAAACTGGAGACATTGATGGTTTCCTTGTGGGAGGTGCTTCCCTCAAGCCTGACTTTGTTACAATCATTAATGCCCGTGCTTAA